The region TGGGAGAAAGATGGATATATGGGGGGcagatagaaaagaaaagcagaggggtaagagaagaaaagtggaaaatggaAACTAGCAGTGATGAGATACTGGGAAAATCACAATGCAGACAATGAAGGATGCAAAGGGTATTCATCATGTCTGCTCCCTGAAATCTGAATCTTCATGTTATACTTGGAAAAGCTTACATATTAAAAGTATGCCAATGTATgcattttctctcccctcctttgaCCCTCCATTTCAGTCTTTGGCCTCTCACCTCAAAGATTCCATTATAGTGGGGAAAAATCTCCAAGTCATTCCAGAACTAGACCCTCTATGTCACTGGATACCTCTTCCTTCCATCTTGGGGTTGTTCTCGGTTTTAAACATTATGTGTACTCATCACTCCTTATTGGGCCCCCATCTTTCCTTGCTTGAAGGTAGAAGCTTCTAGTTCTATTAGGTTTGCTGACTGTGTCCCCAAGACTTTCTCACTGGCCATACTACTGTGACCTTCTTGAGTTTGCTTTCCCAAATGCTTTCTTTAGTCTGCATTTTACTCATTCCACATTGTTTTAAGAAGGGAATAGTAGTCCACCCTCACTGCTAATGGTAATAGTTCAGACTCACAGAATCTTTTTGTCTtactaataaaatttttaagtgtttctttaCACCAAAATCAATGAGTAACTCTGCACCTAGATTAcacatttatattaattataactcTTTGAATGTGAcagaaatcttaaattttattttaattattttaattagtttaaaccAAAAGAAGACTTTATTGGCCCATATAATCGAAGTACATGAAGGGCTAATAAATCTGGCTTAAGGGATGATGGAAACCAGAGACTCCTGTGTCACCAGGAACTTCTATGTCCCTCCTCTCTATtcctctattttctgtctcttgggCACATTTCTGTGTACAGAAGACCTGGTTCCCACGCATCCATGCTTAGCCCATTATTTTCTTGGATATAAAAGAAATGGAGCTCTCTTTCCTCAGCTTCTATTAGAAAAAGCTTGAGGAAAAAGTATCCGGGAAGATAAATCAATAAACACTCACGGCACACGATTGCAATAAGTGGTAAATCTTTGTTGGTGATTTCTCCCGTTCACGATAAGTTGTCActatatatgttatgaaaaagtTTTAACTGAATTCTAACACTACATTTAGCCTCTGAGACAAAAACTTgctcatattaaaaataaacacaaagggTGTCCCTGCCTCAGATCTGCATAATGTCCTACAAGGATGTGTCCACTTTTCACTACCACAACTGAGCAGTAGATCCCAAGAATACCTACATGGGTTATAAGATTCAGGACACTGAAAGTTATCTAATCTTACCTCCAATTCAAGGCAGAAGTCATAAGACAAACAAACAAGGGATTATTCATCTTTTACTTGTTGAGAAACTGAATAGCCTCAAAGTACCCAggtcataataattttttaaatttgtaactcacaaatttatattttttataataagcCAAAATATTTCTTCCTATAACTTTTTCCATTCCTCacagttttttaaactttaagactctgtttatctgtctctctcttacacacacacacacaaatacacacatgctGAATAAcccatatttctatatatttaaagacAATCATCATGTCCTCCAAACTCTAACacttcatattttctgtttttcatgtcAATATATCATATtcattcaaataatttatatattttctaaatgcttttttACCCAGTTAACATCTCTGGACAAATTCTAACTCAATActgttttgaaaatgtaaacTCAAAACCAAATAAGCATATGATGTCCTCACTGAAAACATGATGAGAATGTTGACTTTATATGGGCATACtctcaataataaaaatcctACCAGCTTTGGAAGACATGCACACTTATTAGCTCTTAGTCAGTACACTGCCCAGAGAATTTCACCAGATACCAGGCCTGCTGCCATTTCCTAGGGAAATCCAAACCTACTTCCTAAGGAAAGTATTCTGAGGGTCTGGAGCCCCAAAAATAGATCACAAATCAGACtttgaaaatcaataaagaacaaTGAGAACATATCAGATACAACAGTCAATGAATTTATTAGGTCAAACAAAACTGAATTTCCACACATTTTGTAAGAAGAATTTATGTAATTCTGAGTCAATTGTTCAAAATTATAGGCACACACTTAACATTTTGGTCATTCATTAATTTCACTGTCTAAAGGAACTAGTCTATCAGCTGGTACTTGATGCCAGACAAAGGGTGAAGAGCTGGAGGTGAGAGGTGTTTAGCTAACATTACTGATAGCAGCTCTATGTAGAGACTGAAATATTTTGCTCAAAGGGTCTGGAAACTCAACAGGTTTGTCTAGAGAAGGCTGATCTATAGGTTGGCCTGTAACAAGGAGACTGGCAGCTCCTAGAAGCCAAGTAGGTTGGATGCCAGAATCTGGATCCATAGCCCACAGAAGGGAAGCCACAGACTCCAGAACTCATGGATCTGGAGCCCTGGGATCCACAGCCCAGTGAGTAGGAGCTTTTGGATCCATAGCCCAGGGAACGGCAGCTGCTGGACCCAATGCCCACAGACCCAGAGCAAGTCGTCTGGCAAGGACTGCAGAGTGTGGAGGTCCTCGGGCGGTGGCAGGACGTCTGGCACGGGCTGGACACCACACGGGATGTCTGGCAGCTGGTGGACTCACAGCAGGTCTCCTGACAGCCACTGGGGAGAGAGGATGCCAGCTGGCAGGTGCTGGGAGAGCGTAGATCAGTGCGGTAGACCAGGTTGCTGGGGCAGGAAGAGCCACAGGAGGAGCTTGGGGAGCGCAGGTATGCCCCAAAGGAGCGGGAGGAGTATTTTCCAGAGCAGCAGTTGTAGGACATGTGGGCAGGAGATGGGAGTTTGGCTGAGTGACAGTGAAGAGATGCTCTGAGTTTCAAAGCCATGGTCTGGACTCCAAGTTATATATACTCTTAGAAATGGGTGTGTCACCATCCAGATGCTCCCTCCTCCTTGCTTGTTACTTTATGCAAGAATGCCTCTCTAGGTTATTGCTTAACTCTAATTTATCACATCTTCACATAGTTAATTGTGCTTCAATCACTCTGATACACTTTGGAAGAAgcttctcagtttctttctccaGGAATTCTCTGTGATTTGACCTTTGAAGTTATACATCATCACACTTCCAAATACCCTTCCCTTTTTTATCCACGTAGGCTGTGAGTCCTTGTCCCACCAAATGGACTTGCATAAACTTTTCCTTCACTTCCACGAGACTATCAGGACCATCAGTGGTTATTATTCAACATACTTTGTCCTTTTCTTCATGACCATATAACAATGGATTTCTCCAAATACTAATTATGCTCAGCAGACTCAACAATCTATCAGTTGAAACTTTTACTCTTTTTCTATTTGAATTAATCCATGTAACTACTGATATCTATTAATTTAGCTTAACTAAATTGTGGCTTCATTTTTTGAAGCAACTAACTTGAAGTATTAGAGCTACATGGGTCTTTAATATCTGTAGTCAACCCACACATTGAAAAATTATGCCTTGGAGAGGTTCAGTAAATGCCTCCTAAGGGCTAGGAAAGATAGAAGCTTGAACTACAGTCTCCTTATGCAGAGTCAAGATCCAAATACTCtgcaaatataaaagcaaatttaaCTTTAACTTGTCTCAGAAAAAGAATCTATTAAGCTTATTTATACTAAGATATAAAAGCCTAATAAAGCCTTATTTACCTCTCCTAAGAATATTTGCACTGAATAGTGTTCAACAGTAGATGTCCATGCATCATTGATCTTTATgcatttaaagtatattttactttctagtccaagaaagagaaaagaatttggaTAACCCATACTtagattaatgaaaaaaaaaaaaaaggaagaagaagaaaaagggttTCTTCTTATCTGGTTTGTGCCCATTTGTCTTCTTTAGAATCTGACATTTTATTTGGTTTAACTAAGGGGAATGGCATTTACAATTGTCATTGAAAAGAAAGCTCCTTAACTACCTGAAAATTAACTTGCTGAATTCCAAAGCACGCTGCTTTGGAGCACTTAGTTACTTTGTTTTATGATTATCTCTCCCATGCAGAATCCAAAGTGTGGCATGCATCACATGAAGAGCCCTTGTGCAATACTTAAACCATCACTCTGATTCACTGAAGTAAAATAAGTTATGCTTTATGAATGGACACCTATTAAATTTACTAAAGAAGTATGTGCCATCCCCAACACATGGGATTCCTTAAAATGCCAACCTTTAAATCCTTTAGAATGCACAGTATTTCTCTCTTCCTATTCATAGTTGACtctggtaaaaataaatagataaataaaaaaggctTTCTAATATCCGGAAGTTCTTGCTTCTCCAGGTTAGCTCCCCATGCCTGGGAATTAACATGAAAATAACTCGGGAATAAGTCAATTCCAATTAATATCGCCCCACACCCATTGCTAATTAGGTGAACACTTTTCATTAGTCATTCGTGCACTTTGTACAGATACTAGTGAATAACTCATAAATGCTAATAAATGTGTCcctctgaaaggaagaaaaagcaaaacaaaactagagtGGTTTTAATAGTTCAGAAGTGGATCCTGGAACTAATAAAACACTCTGTGTACTCTACAAACACAGGcagagtttttaagaaaaaaaatcactatctgGGTATGTCAGAAGAAAAATGCTATATtgcaattttttttgaaatggagAAATACCAATACTACATAGAATAAACCAGCATTAGAGGGCTCAGTAGCCACAAGTAACTTTATGATCTGAATTACTTGAGTATTGATTATTTTTCCAGGTCATCACATTAATGTAGTTCAGTCTTCAAACTGACAATCCCCTTTTGCaatgttttcagaaatttttGAATACCTTTCAAACCAAGTGAATATTAGTAGAAATAGCAGAAATCCATATATTCCAGCAGGTACCTTTATCTTTCCTGTTCACTTTTCTCTTATATTCTCAAAACTGCCTTCTCTAGACCTACAAGGGACTTTTATCACCCCATCTGCAAAGGT is a window of Zalophus californianus isolate mZalCal1 chromosome 1, mZalCal1.pri.v2, whole genome shotgun sequence DNA encoding:
- the LOC113915842 gene encoding keratin-associated protein 13-2-like; the encoded protein is MALKLRASLHCHSAKLPSPAHMSYNCCSGKYSSRSFGAYLRSPSSSCGSSCPSNLVYRTDLRSPSTCQLASSLPSGCQETCCESTSCQTSRVVSSPCQTSCHRPRTSTLCSPCQTTCSGSVGIGSSSCRSLGYGSKSSYSLGCGSQGSRSMSSGVCGFPSVGYGSRFWHPTYLASRSCQSPCYRPTYRSAFSRQTC